In Salinibaculum sp. SYNS191, the genomic window TCGTCACCGAGCGCGACGTCCTCGAACTGCTCGTCGACGGCCCCGCGCCCGGGGATGCGACGGTCGCCGACGCCATGACCGAGAGTATCCCGACGGTCTCGCCCGAGGAACGACTCGACGAAGCGGCCGACAGGATGTCCGCGCGGTCTGCGCGGCGACTCGTCGTCATGGACCGCGGCGAGGCGCTGGGCGTCCTGACCGAACACGACCTCCTCGGCGCGCGGGTCCACGAGCGGAGCCGCGAGGCACCGGTCGAGACGGCCGCCCCTGCCCAGGGAACCGGCTCTGCCCTGGCAGCCGAAGAGGAGCCACAGGACAGCTACGAGGACCAGAGCATCTGCGAGGTCTGTGGGACGTTCGCCAGCGACCTGACGTCGTTCAACGGGCAGCTGGTCTGTCCGGACTGCCGGGACATCTAGCGCGGAAAACGCTTTCCCGCGTGACCACCTGGATACGGGTACCCGAATGGAGAGTATCGACATTCGAGTGGCGAACCTCGGGGACGCGGATACGCTCGTCGACCAGTGGGTCGCACTCGCCGCCGGCCAGCGCGAGCACGGGTCGCACATCTTCGCCGAGGCGAACCGGACGCGGATTCGCGAGACCGTCGTGCGCCACGCCGTCAGCGACAGGGCGCTGGTCGCGGAGACCACCGACATCGTGGGATTCGTCATGTTCACTATCGAGAGCGGCACCTACGAACAGGACGTCGAGCGCGGCATCGTCGAGAACCTCTACGTCGACTCCGACTACCGGAACAGGGGTCTCGGCTCCCGGCTGCTGACGGAAGCGGAGCGCCGGCTCGCCCAGCGCGGCGTCGACAGCGTCTCGCTGGAGGTGATGGCCGACAACGAGCACGCCCGTCGGTTCTACCGGAATCACGGCTACACCCCCCACCGCGTCCAGGTCGAGAAGCCAGTCGAAAGCGATACGCACTCAAAGGGGGACGAATAACAGTCGGGTGCGCCAGGGGAGCTTGGGTGGTTCAAGCACCCGACTTGTAATCGGGAGTTCGAGGGTTCAAATCCCTCCCCTGGCTTGCAGCTAAATGTTCAAAGCCACCTCTTAAGCGGCACTTCAGATTCTTCAGGCTTCGACATCGAGAACGTCGACGAGGACCCCCCATCGCACATCCAGGGGGTCGTCGCATGACCGCCGGACGGGACCCGCTCCCAGCATGTCGCGTGACGACGACAATCACGACGACTGGCGAGCGGCGACCGACGTCGACGCTTGCGGCGACGATGACGGGTCCGCCGACAGACCCGGCGATGACCGTTCCGGAGACAGTCGCCTCTCAGAATGCAGAGCAGTCTCGCTCTTCGTGCGAGATGTCGAGGTCGATGCGCTGTCACCGGGGACCAGCACTGGCGTCAGCGTCCGGTGAATCGCCTCGGGGTCAAGCCCCGGGGCATTCGCCTCGACCACCTGTAAAATACGCAGCAGCCTGGGTCCCGGCAGCGAGTTCGTCAAACGAGGCGTCGTCGCACGTCCGACAGTCCAGCGGGTAGTCGACGTCCGCGTAGACCGTTCCACAGCCCGTACACACGAAGAACCGGAGGCCAAGCACAACCGACGAATAGGGACACGAGGTCAAAATCACATCGAACCGCGACGCTGAACTCGCTCGCGGTGTGCAGCACGTCCTTACTGACAAGAGATTGGATAGGTGGTGAAGGTACGGCTACATACTGCGCACCCACCGCGAAGAAACCGGCTCAATAAGATAGCGTCACAGGGGGAGAATGACACGCCAGAAGCGCACTCCCTGAATCAGTTCAGGCCGTCTGTTGGTTGAACATATCGGCTCTGTAGTTTCGCTAGACGAGAGCGCCGCGACTACGTTATCGCTGTAGAAAGCGAAGAGGCAGAGTGTTGTGGTATCGGAATTCCGCCTCTTCACTCGTGTTACGGTCGCGAAGGCTAAATCTGTTGTCGCTAACCCGGACGAACCCGCCGACCCCGAAGGGGGTGGCGGGTTCGCCGAATGGGCGATGCTCACGCTGCATGCACTCCGCATCGAGCTGGGCAAATCCTACCGCATCACCGTGGATTTACTCAGCGAGATGCCCGGCGTCCTCGACGAGATCGGCCTCAGGCGGCTGCCTCATTACACCGTTCTCCGCACGTGGTTTGCAAGGATTCCAACTGCGACCTGGCGTGCGTTTCTCGGCTCCTCAGCCGAGAAACGCACCGGCCACGCCGCCATCGATTCGACCGGCTTCGACCGCGACCAACCCAGCCGCCACTACGCCAACCGCACGCACTACCGCGTCCGAGCGCTGAAAGTCACTGCTCTCGTGGATGTCGAAACGCTATACATCACCGACATCCACTCGACCACCTCGAAGAAGCATGATGCGAAGATCGGCCCGCAGGTCGCCCGACGGAACGCGGGCGACCTGCGGAGCCTCGCCGCCGACCGAGGCTACGACGCGAAAGCCTTCCGCGACGAACTCCGCGAGAACGGCATCAGACCGCTGATCAAGCACAGGATCATGAATCCGCTCGATCACGCCCATAACGCCCGTATGGACCGTGATCGGTATCATCAGCGCTCCATGTCAGAAACCGTCTTCTCCTCAATCAAGCGCACGCTCGGCGCTGCCGTGCGTGCGCGAAGCTGGTGGCTGGAGTTCCGTGAAATGCTGCTCAAAGCCACCGTCTACAACCTTCGCCGGAGCGTGAGATATCCATGAAATCAACCGCCGTGTACCGAAACTACAGAGCCAACATATCGTATAGGAACACCGAGAGACCCGAGAGGCCGAGGAGAACAGCAGCGCCGGGAACCTCGAACCGTTCGATCAACAGAGACCATCGAATTAGTCCCACGAGGTTGAGCACTGCTGGCAGAACGAAGATGGATGCGCCTGCGAGAAGGACGAGCGTCCAGCGGGTCTCAGACCGCCGGTAACTGCGTAGTCCAAAGACAGCGAGCCCGAGCCCACCAATCACGAGCACTGAGTTGCTGAGTACGAGTCCCAACCCACCGAGTCCGCCCGGTCCGATGATACTGACCTCGTAGACGGTGCCGTTTTTGAAAAGATAATAAAATCCTCCCCCGGTCATCCTTTCCATCTCGGGCCCACGGGGGGCATAACTATCTCCGATAGCGGCGTCAAACTCTTTTGGCAACTTTCGGGTGATTCTCAATTGGTTATCCGGAGTATCGAGAACCGCCAAAATGTACGCTTTCCCCCGCGGGGACAGGGTCTCGAATTCCAGCGCAATCGGGTCCATGCTGTCGAATGTCAGCGCAGCACCGCAGTTCTGAACGCTAACAGTCCAGTTGCCACTTGACATTGATTCAGAGGTCTGAGTTGCGGACTCAGCTATCGTGTCGGAGACTTGCAAACAAAGATTCTCCTCTTCATATCGCACGAAGTGCCAACCCTTAGAACTGAAATCGTCAGGGGGTTGAGTGACGGCGACACGATCTCCCTCGGAGCTATTCTGGAGGAGATGCTGTGCGTTCGTGGAGAGTTCGTCGTAGCTATAAATTGGCTTGTCGGTC contains:
- a CDS encoding IS5 family transposase produces the protein MVSEFRLFTRVTVAKAKSVVANPDEPADPEGGGGFAEWAMLTLHALRIELGKSYRITVDLLSEMPGVLDEIGLRRLPHYTVLRTWFARIPTATWRAFLGSSAEKRTGHAAIDSTGFDRDQPSRHYANRTHYRVRALKVTALVDVETLYITDIHSTTSKKHDAKIGPQVARRNAGDLRSLAADRGYDAKAFRDELRENGIRPLIKHRIMNPLDHAHNARMDRDRYHQRSMSETVFSSIKRTLGAAVRARSWWLEFREMLLKATVYNLRRSVRYP
- a CDS encoding GNAT family N-acetyltransferase; this encodes MDIRVANLGDADTLVDQWVALAAGQREHGSHIFAEANRTRIRETVVRHAVSDRALVAETTDIVGFVMFTIESGTYEQDVERGIVENLYVDSDYRNRGLGSRLLTEAERRLAQRGVDSVSLEVMADNEHARRFYRNHGYTPHRVQVEKPVESDTHSKGDE
- a CDS encoding CBS domain-containing protein, whose product is MNSEVSVRELVNREYVGVSESDDLIETVEVLLREDADTAVVLRGSEPVGVVTERDVLELLVDGPAPGDATVADAMTESIPTVSPEERLDEAADRMSARSARRLVVMDRGEALGVLTEHDLLGARVHERSREAPVETAAPAQGTGSALAAEEEPQDSYEDQSICEVCGTFASDLTSFNGQLVCPDCRDI